TGGCCGCGATCACCACGTCGATTTTGACCGTTCCGCTGACCTGCATCTGCCGCGCAAGTTGGGGATAAGCGGGCTTTACCTTGTTGACCGCCTTGCGGTCCGTTCCCGACCACCCGGCGAACGACGGGAGCAAGCTCGCGCCCAGCACAGCCAACCTGAGCCAACCCGTTTTCCGGATCCCGAGCATGGCTGTCTCCTGGGAAAAATCCGGCATCATGAATGCACGGTGGCTGCCAGCCCTGCCCAAGCCTCATCCCGATAGAAGAATGCTCGTGTAAGTAGTTGAAAGCAGGGGAAATATTCTCTCCCATGAGCTCAGGAGCGTAACTCGGATTCACCCCCCGGCGCGCGCCGCTGTCTCAACTTCGACAC
Above is a window of Terriglobia bacterium DNA encoding:
- a CDS encoding energy transducer TonB, whose translation is MMPDFSQETAMLGIRKTGWLRLAVLGASLLPSFAGWSGTDRKAVNKVKPAYPQLARQMQVSGTVKIDVVIAANGSVKSLKPLGGHPLLIQAASEALRKWRYAPGPETTTIVEFKVRPGG